The DNA sequence aattaagataataaatagcattcatttataaataatttttggagaaaaaaaaaagagttgggGAAAACAGAATAGAAGTTTAGGGcttagaaaaacaaaattaaataaataaataaaaaataggaaaGGGAATATCCTTTAGGGTTTGCGTATAATATTAAGACTATAAATACCATTCGTATGGACGCGATCCGTTTTCCTTTGCTCGGTGTTACTGGAGTTCGGCCTCCCTTCTCGCCCTTTTAAGCTTCAAGTCCACTATCTCCCACTCACTCAATTCTTCTTAGATCAAAATCGAATTCAATGGCTATCACCTTCTCAGATCTCCACACCGAGTCGGGCCTCAAATCTCTTGATGAGTTTCTTTCCGGAAAATCATATATTTCTGGGTATCAATCCCTTCTTCTGATTTCCGTTTGAATTCTTTTTCATTCGTTCATCTAATCGAGACTGTTAAAAGGCTCTATTTGATTATATTGACCGTTGGGTTTACAGGGATGGGATTACGAGGGATGACATAAAGGTATACGCAGCCGTTTTGGAGAAGCCCGGAAACTCCTTTCCCAATGCCAGCAAGTGGTACGATGCTGTTTCGGCTCAGCTTGCTGCCAGGTTCGATTCATTCTCTCACTCCTGGCTTTGTGCTTCACTGTCATTTGCTTTTAAAATACCATTCTGTGTTTTGGCAAAGTTTACTTATTTATTTGCAATTCTtgtattttgatttgttttttgttggGAATTTGTTATTGGTAGCTTCCCTGGCAAAGCTGTTGGGGTGAGAGTGAGTGGCAAGGCCTCTCCAGTTGAAGCTGCTCCTACCGAGGAAGTTAAGGTGTACCTATgagcttttgttttctttctattcATTCTATTCACGTGCTGTTTTTCTGTGGATTTCACAAATTATTAGATAGCATATGTCATCTGATTCCATAAAAGTGACTTGTTTTGCTAATTCAGTTGATGTTGAAAACAGCAGCGTCTTACTTGAAGTTTATAATGCCGAtgctatttaaaattaatcagaACATTCCTCATTCGCATACTAAATTTTCAGGCTGCTCCTGCtgaagatgatgatgacatTGACCTCTTTGGTGATGAAACAGAGGAGGAAAAGAAGGCAGCAGAGGAGAGGGAGGCAGCTAAGAAGGCATCGtccaaaaagaaagagagtaagGTTTTATTGTCAACTTATCTAATTTACATGAAGTTAttgcaaaataaaaatctaatttaACGATAAACAATATAGCGGATTCACCATCGGATTGGGTTATGAATAAAGTTTATGAGATTCAGCATATCGTGGGGATTTCACATGGAGGACGTGAAGACCAATTTAAAGCACTTCTCACTGCTATTGAGGCGAGCCATGCGCGtgaaaccaaataaaaaaaatagggaGTTAAAGCATCTATTTTGGATAATCAACTGCAATGCTAAGGGTGATAGCTCAAGTCGAGGGAAGACTAAACAGAGGGCATTGTGAAATATGGTCCCGAGGAGGGAGTTTTGGGTAGAGTATTAGTTTTATGGAAAACAAGGGAggggttggggaggtgtgttccATTCCAATGGTGTATTTTGGGGTAGTTTTTCTCTggctttttgggtcattaggagCTCTCTAGTATGGACTAGatattttcttgtatacgttcaGTGTACTCGGTTACTTTTATTgatacatataatattttacttaccaaaaaaagaaaaatctaatttaCATGAAGTGCTTGTCGAAAAGAACGTGTTAGATAAAAAAATgctttattttctgcttgtaGTTTATAATGTCTCGCACAAATTATCTTTAGGATTGCATCTTCACGATATTGAGCATAGTTGCGACTTTTGCCCATCTTAACGGCTGTCACTTCTTTTGGCTTGAAACAAAAATTGCCTGCCAAGACTAATTAGTGTTTCTTATTTCTAttcatttaatcttttaacCTATAATCATTGTAGGTGGGAAATCATCTGTCCTTATGGATGTAAAGCCTTGGGACGATGAGACTGACATGAAGAAGCTGGAAGAGGCTGTTCGTAGTATTGAGATGCCTGGTCTCTTTTGGGGTGCATGTACGGTT is a window from the Carya illinoinensis cultivar Pawnee chromosome 14, C.illinoinensisPawnee_v1, whole genome shotgun sequence genome containing:
- the LOC122294996 gene encoding elongation factor 1-beta 2-like — protein: MAITFSDLHTESGLKSLDEFLSGKSYISGDGITRDDIKVYAAVLEKPGNSFPNASKWYDAVSAQLAASFPGKAVGVRVSGKASPVEAAPTEEVKAAPAEDDDDIDLFGDETEEEKKAAEEREAAKKASSKKKESGKSSVLMDVKPWDDETDMKKLEEAVRSIEMPGLFWGASKLVPVGYGIKKLHIMLTIVDDLVSVDDLIEERLTAEPCNEFIQSCDIVAFNKI